In the genome of Paramisgurnus dabryanus chromosome 18, PD_genome_1.1, whole genome shotgun sequence, one region contains:
- the LOC135776832 gene encoding olfactory receptor 8G17-like: MDNLTFRHSILLLEGLNITRQSSYPVFIAILVAYVFTMVSNIGLLFLISTEKNLHDPMHFLYCNLPLNDVLGATVMFPRLLNDILKETSERYITYVECVIQAYFVHIFVAASHYVLMIMAFDRYVAICNPLRYSAIMTNKIVIKLSASAWGSAIVVVTIMLGLTVRLSRCRYKIENPFSDNASLFKLSCEDVSVNNMCGIVYTAIVGFLSVLYIFITYVRIATVCITRKSKALNSKAIKTCSTHLAVYLIICVCAGFFIYLHRFPEYSESRKLAGIMLHIVPPGLNPLVYGLQNKILKQNIVKICCRKKKVHHLFS; this comes from the coding sequence ATGGACAACCTGACATTCAGACACTCCATTCTATTATTAGAGGGACTCAACATTACACGTCAATCCTCCTATCCTGTTTTCATTGCGATTTTAGTGGCGTATGTGTTTACAATGGTATCAAACATTGGACTTTTATTTCTGATCTCAACAGAAAAGAATCTGCATGACCCTATGCACTTTCTGTACTGTAATCTACCACTGAATGATGTATTAGGAGCAACTGTCATGTTTCCACGATTACTGAATGATATTTTAAAGGAAACCTCAGAGCgatatattacatatgtggagTGTGTTATTCAAGCTTATTTTGTGCACATATTTGTTGCAGCCAGCCACTATGTGTTAATGATAATGGCCTTTGACAGATACGTAGCTATTTGTAATCCATTACGATATTCAGCTattatgacaaacaaaatagTGATTAAATTATCAGCATCAGCCTGGGGGTCGGCAATAGTTGTGGTGACAATCATGTTAGGCCTCACTGTTCGTCTCTCTCGCTGCAGATATAAAATTGAAAATCCTTTCTCTGACAATGCATCACTGTTTAAACTGTCCTGTGAAGATGTATCTGTTAACAATATGTGTGGTATTGTTTATACTGCGATTGTAGGCTTTCTGTCagtattgtatatatttataacatATGTCAGGATTGCTACTGTTTGCATTACCAGAAAAAGCAAAGCACTCAACAGCAAAGCTATAAAAACCTGCAGTACGCATTTAGCTGTTTATTTAATCATTTGTGTATGTGCAGGCTTTTTTATATATCTGCACCGCTTTCCTGAATACTCTGAAAGCAGGAAACTAGCTGGTATAATGCTGCATATCGTACCACCAGGATTAAATCCTTTGGTGTATGgtttacaaaacaaaatattgaaacaaaatattgttaaaaTCTGTTGTAGAAAAAAGAAAGTACatcatttattttcataa
- the LOC135776938 gene encoding olfactory receptor 8G17-like: protein MDNLTFKYSVLLVEGLKVTPQSSYPVFILLLLVYIFIMVANIGLIILISTEKNLQHPMHFLFCNLPLNDILGTTVILPRLLRDILTEASERYITYVDCVVQAYFVHIFVAACHYVLIIMAFDRYVAICNPLRYTAIMTNKMVVKLSASAWGLAVFVVTVMLSLTIRLSHCRYKIENPFCDNASLFKLSCEESVAVNNVFGLIYTVVLFSFSILSVLITYVKIATVCIKSKNKALNSKAIKTCSSHIAVYLIMLVSGSTFIFLHRFPLYSESRKLASIMFHIVPPGLNPLVYGLQTKEIRQKFVRFWCRKKGTS from the coding sequence ATGGACAACCTGACATTCAAATACAGCGTTCTGCTGGTGGAGGGACTGAAAGTGACACCTCAGTCTTCTTATCCTGTGTTCATTCTGCTTCTCTTGGTTTATATCTTTATAATGGTAGCAAACATTGGACTTATAATTCTCATCTCAACAGAAAAGAATTTGCAGCACCCTATGCATTTTCTGTTTTGTAATCTACCACTAAATGATATATTAGGTACCACTGTCATTTTGCCACGTTTACTGCGGGATATTTTAACAGAAGCATCGGAACGTTATATCACATATGTTGATTGTGTCGTTCAagcatattttgtgcatatatTTGTTGCAGCGTGCCACTATGTGCTAATAATAATGGCATTTGACAGATATGTGGCTATATGTAATCCACTGCGATATACGGCTATAATGACCAATAAAATGGTGGTTAAACTATCAGCATCAGCCTGGGGTTTGGCAGTATTTGTTGTAACAGTTATGTTAAGCCTTACTATACGTCTCTCTCACTGCAGATATAAAATTGAAAATCCTTTCTGTGACAATGCCTCACTGTTTAAACTGTCCTGTGAAGAAAGCGTGGCAGTTAATAATGTGTTTGGACTCATTTATACTGTGGTTTTATTTAGCTTCTCAATTTTGTCTGTACTCATAACATACGTCAAAATTGCTACCGTATgcataaaaagcaaaaacaaagCGCTTAACAGCAAAGCCATAAAAACATGCAGCAGTCACATAGCGGTTTATTTAATCATGCTTGTGTCTGGGTCCACTTTTATTTTTCTCCACCGGTTTCCTCTCTACTCAGAGAGCAGGAAACTAGCCAGTATAATGTTTCACATTGTACCACCAGGATTAAATCCTTTAGTGTATGGTTTACAAACCAAAGAGATAAGACAAAAATTTGTTAGATTTTGGTGCAGAAAAAAAGGAACTTCTTAg
- the LOC135776833 gene encoding olfactory receptor 7D11-like has translation MDNLTFTNSLLMVEGLKVTPQSSYPVFILLLLAYMFAMGCNIILIILISTQKNLHHPMHFLFCNLPLNDILGTTVMLPRLLQDILKEASDRYITYVECVVQAYFGHIFAAACHYVLMLGLTIRLSHCRYTIENPFCDNASLFKLSCENVSVNNVYGLIYTVILFTLSLGSVFITYFKIATVCITSKNKSLNSKAIKTCSTHLAVYLIMLVSGATVIFLHRVPEYSDNRKLASIMFHIVPPGLNPLVYGLQTKEIREKIIKLYVDEPESSQPSPRNTEQEPQPTADGELEPAATLYLANLT, from the exons ATGGACAACCTGACATTCACAAACAGTCTTCTGATGGTGGAGGGACTGAAAGTTACACCTCAATCATCTTATCCTGTTTTTATTCTGCTTCTGTTAGCTTATATGTTTGCAATGGGATGTAACATTATACTTATAATTCTCATTTCAACACAGAAGAATCTGCATCACCCTATGCATTTTCTGTTTTGTAATCTACCACTGAATGATATATTAGGTACCACTGTCATGTTGCCACGCTTGTTACAGGATATTTTAAAAGAAGCTTCTGATCGATATATAACCTATGTTGAGTGTGTTGTTCAAGCGTATTTTGGGCACATATTTGCAGCAGCATGCCACTATGTGTTG ATGTTAGGTCTCACAATACGTCTCTCGCACTGTAGATATACAATTGAAAATCCTTTCTGTGACAATGCCTCACTGTTTAAACTGTCCTGTGAAAATGTATCTGTTAATAATGTGTATGGACTCATTTACACTGTTATTTTGTTTACCTTATCACTTGGGTCTGTAtttataacatattttaaaattgctACTGTGTGCATTACCAGCAAAAACAAATCGCTCAACAGCAAAGCCATAAAAACCTGCAGCACTCATTTAGCTGTTTATTTAATCATGTTGGTATCTGGAGCCACCGTGATTTTTCTTCATCGTGTTCCTGAATACTCTGACAACAGAAAACTAGCTAGTATAATGTTTCACATTGTACCACCAGGATTAAATCCTTTAGTGTACGGTTTACAAACCAAAGAGataagagaaaaaataattaaactt TATGTAGATGAACCGGAGTCAAGCCAGCCATCACCCAGGAACACAGAGCAGGAGCCTCAGCCCACTGCAGACGGAGAGCTTGAGCCTGCAGCAACTTTGTATCTTGCTAACCTCACCTAG
- the LOC135776939 gene encoding olfactory receptor 8G17-like produces the protein MDNLTFTNSLLLVEGLKVTPQSSYPVFILLLLVYIFAMGCNIILIILISTQKNLHHPMHFLFCNLPLNDILGTTVILPRLLQDILTEASERYITYVECVVQAYFVHIFAAACHYVLIIMAFDRYIAICNPLRYSSIMTNKMVIKLSASAWGLAIFVVSIMLGLTIRLSRCRYKIENPFCDNASLFKLSCENVSVNNVFGLIYTIMVFTLSLGSVFITYFKIATVCITSKNKSLNSKAIKTCSTHIAVYLIMFVSCATMVFLHRVPEYSDSRKLASIMFHIVPPGLNPLVYGLQTKEIREKIAIP, from the coding sequence ATGGACAACCTGACATTTACAAACAGCCTTCTGCTGGTGGAGGGACTGAAAGTTACACCTCAGTCATCTTATCCTGTTTTTATTCTGCTTCTGTTAGTTTATATCTTTGCAATGGGATGTAACATTATACTTATAATTctcatttcaacacaaaagaatCTGCATCACCCTATGCATTTTCTGTTTTGTAATCTACCACTGAATGATATATTAGGTACCACTGTCATTTTGCCACGCTTATTACAGGATATTTTAACAGAAGCCTCTGAGCGATATATAACCTATGTAGAGTGTGTTGTTCAAGCTTATTTTGTGCATATATTTGCAGCAGCATGCCACTATGTGTTGATAATAATGGCCTTTGACCGATATATAGCTATATGTAATCCATTACGATATTCATCCATTATGACAAATAAAATGGTGATTAAATTATCAGCATCAGCCTGGGGGTTGGCAATATTTGTAGTGTCTATTATGTTAGGCCTCACAATACGTCTCTCTCGCTGCAGATATAAAATTGAAAATCCTTTCTGTGACAATGCCTCACTGTTTAAGCTGTCATGTGAAAATGTGTCTGTTAATAATGTGTTTGGACTCATTTACACTATTATGGTTTTTACTTTATCACTTGGGTCTGTAtttataacatattttaaaattgctACTGTGTGCATTACCAGCAAAAACAAATCGCTCAACAGCAAAGCCATAAAAACCTGCAGCACTCACATAGCTGTTTATTTAATCATGTTTGTTTCTTGCGCCACCATGGTTTTTCTCCATCGTGTTCCTGAATATTCTGACAGCAGGAAACTAGCTAGTATAATGTTTCACATTGTACCACCAGGATTAAATCCTTTAGTGTATGGCTTACAAACCAAAGAGATAAGAGAAAAAATT